Proteins encoded together in one Mobula birostris isolate sMobBir1 chromosome 7, sMobBir1.hap1, whole genome shotgun sequence window:
- the LOC140200924 gene encoding uncharacterized protein, with product MKRGEWLSPGDRSEVSHGRRNLVQCEKNDPTYQLNFLVLEQTVVDLGMETQVVNLNETQGREGICIAELSAQKCRPDTECRACGTTIADLEFTVVNVEKEQRNSEPTLRSCTVELIQREETTTHLRRDQQKLKTSIQKRMEAGEDQGGVLTKANRKPRAQGGEFDYTSEEVKKWRTDLGKGRRTLERNLEVDLEDVIRKEKLEAEHPLTAAFQVRVGEAGGVTASQMEMAKNPESELWRLWRELKESPKKLTYRLQEDEGVAPAKCFSLETLKQQLPMEGMRKNTDSKDDVLDMWYMLPFDNFPVIEEETFGPSPTESDVVRRASCGQSELRQDQEGKEVGPRTRHRGLRAVVVA from the coding sequence ATgaagcgaggcgagtggctgagcccgggcgacagaAGCGAAGTGTCACATGGCCGGAGGaatttggtgcaatgtgagaaaaatgacccgacgtaccagttgaacttcctggtgttggaacagacggtagtagacctggggatggaaacccaggtcgtcaatctgaatgagacacaggggagagaggggatttgcatcgctgaactgagtgctcagaaatgccggCCGGACACTGAGTGCCGCGCTTGTGGgacgaccattgcagacttggaattcacggtcgtcaacgtggagaaggagcaacGGAATTCTGAGCCaacactgcggtcatgtactgttgaattaatccagcgagaagaaacaacgacccaccttcgaagggatcagcagaaactcaagacatcAATTCAGAAAAGAATGGAAGCTGGGGAAGATCAAGGAggtgttctgactaaggccaacagaaaaccgagagcccagggaggggagtttgactacacttccgaggaggtgaagaaatggaggacagatctcggaaaagggaggcggacgcttgaaagaaACCTggaagttgacctggaagacgtcatcaggaaggaaaaactggaggctgaacatcctttaactgctgcttttcaggtcagggtgggagaagctggtggggtaactgcgtcccagatggagatggccaagaaccctgagtcagaactgtggaggctgtggcgagagttgaaggagtccccgaagaagctgacgtatCGACTGCAGGAGgatgaaggggtagccccggctaaatgtttcagtttggagacactcaaacagcagctaccgatggagggaatgaggaagaatacggattcgaaggatgatgtgctggacatgtggtacatgctgcctttcgataacttccccgtgattgaggaagagacctttggcccttctcccactgagtcagatGTAGTGAGGAGGGCTAGCTgcgggcagtctgagttacggcaggaccaggaaggaaaagaagtggggccccggacacggcacagggggctccgagctgtagtggtggcctga